The following are encoded in a window of Sutcliffiella horikoshii genomic DNA:
- a CDS encoding CoA transferase subunit A, producing the protein MEKVENTFNKIVELEKVHHLFFDGMTLMFGGFGGVGTPPKLVDTLLDSSVKNLTLIGNDAGFPTIGIGKVVCAGKVDKLIASHIGSNPVAGKMMTDNKLEVEFSPQGTLAERIRAGGVGLGGILVDVGITSEIVTRNKQILTSGGKDYILEPALTADLSIVFAKKADPYGNLIFDKSARNTNPLVAMAGTKTIVEVEEFVPLGELDPEEIVVPGVYVDYMVQSEGVNWTWVWEETYGT; encoded by the coding sequence ATGGAAAAAGTGGAGAATACATTTAATAAAATCGTTGAGTTGGAAAAGGTCCATCATTTATTTTTTGATGGAATGACATTGATGTTCGGGGGCTTTGGGGGAGTGGGGACACCTCCAAAACTGGTTGATACACTGTTGGATTCAAGTGTGAAAAACCTGACCCTAATCGGAAATGACGCCGGGTTTCCAACGATAGGTATTGGAAAAGTGGTTTGTGCGGGAAAGGTAGATAAATTAATAGCCTCCCATATCGGCTCTAATCCTGTTGCAGGCAAAATGATGACTGATAATAAGTTGGAAGTCGAGTTCAGCCCTCAAGGGACATTGGCGGAAAGAATTAGAGCCGGTGGAGTTGGGCTGGGGGGCATCCTGGTTGATGTTGGGATTACAAGTGAAATAGTAACAAGAAACAAGCAAATACTTACATCGGGCGGAAAAGATTATATCCTTGAACCGGCGCTTACTGCAGACCTTTCCATCGTTTTTGCCAAAAAGGCAGACCCTTATGGAAATCTTATTTTTGATAAAAGTGCCAGGAACACGAATCCGCTTGTGGCGATGGCAGGGACAAAAACCATTGTGGAAGTAGAGGAATTCGTTCCCTTAGGGGAGTTGGATCCGGAAGAAATCGTTGTGCCTGGAGTATATGTGGATTATATGGTTCAAAGCGAGGGGGTGAACTGGACATGGGTATGGGAGGAAACATACGGAACTTAA
- a CDS encoding aspartate aminotransferase family protein, protein MDQSYLIKPLLDKEYPVISHGNGVYLYDVTGKKYLDGSSGAVTASIGHHVQAVIDAMADQASKVSFVYRSQFSSVPAEKLATKLSSITPGDINWSFFVNSGTEAVETAMKISIQYWQEVGKTDKNQIISRWKSYHGITIGALSLSGHADRRKRFEPLLEKSPVVEPPYCYRCPFNLEYPSCGLKCAEDLERAILEIGNENIAAFVAEPVIGAAAGAICPPEGYYQKISEICKKHDILFIADEVMTGIGRTGKMFAMEHWHVTPDIICIGKGMSAGYTPIAATLVSERIVESILKGSKVIMSGHTYSANPQSAAVALAVIEYIESQNLVSNGEQLGDYLLQKLSQLKQTYSFIGDVRGKGLLLGLEIVADHATKYPYSQEKAVTPRLVELAQKNGLLIYPASAGIEGIGGDAVIIAPPLSINQQEMDELITILELTLNELQAEL, encoded by the coding sequence ATGGATCAATCCTATCTTATTAAGCCTTTATTAGATAAAGAGTACCCTGTGATTAGCCACGGCAATGGAGTATATTTGTATGATGTTACCGGGAAGAAGTATTTGGATGGTTCTTCTGGTGCTGTAACGGCAAGCATTGGTCATCATGTACAAGCTGTAATAGATGCGATGGCCGACCAAGCAAGCAAAGTATCATTTGTTTATCGATCCCAATTCAGCAGTGTTCCTGCAGAAAAACTAGCAACAAAATTAAGTTCCATCACACCAGGAGATATTAATTGGTCATTTTTTGTTAATAGCGGCACAGAAGCTGTGGAAACGGCGATGAAAATATCCATCCAATATTGGCAAGAGGTAGGTAAAACAGACAAAAATCAAATCATCTCCCGTTGGAAAAGCTACCACGGTATTACGATTGGAGCACTGTCTTTATCGGGACACGCTGATCGCAGGAAGAGATTTGAGCCTTTGTTGGAAAAATCACCTGTTGTAGAGCCACCTTATTGTTACCGTTGTCCCTTTAATTTGGAATACCCTTCCTGTGGGTTGAAATGTGCAGAGGACCTGGAGCGTGCCATCCTGGAAATCGGAAATGAAAATATCGCAGCTTTTGTAGCGGAGCCGGTTATAGGAGCAGCAGCTGGAGCAATTTGCCCTCCTGAGGGGTATTATCAAAAGATTTCAGAGATATGCAAAAAGCATGACATTCTTTTTATTGCAGACGAAGTGATGACAGGCATCGGAAGAACCGGGAAAATGTTTGCCATGGAGCATTGGCACGTGACACCGGACATCATCTGTATTGGCAAAGGCATGAGTGCGGGGTATACACCTATTGCAGCAACACTTGTCAGTGAAAGGATTGTTGAAAGCATTCTAAAGGGATCTAAGGTGATAATGAGTGGACATACGTACAGTGCCAATCCTCAATCGGCCGCAGTCGCATTGGCGGTTATAGAATACATCGAAAGCCAAAATCTTGTAAGCAATGGCGAACAACTGGGAGATTATTTATTGCAGAAATTATCTCAATTAAAACAGACGTACTCTTTTATCGGTGACGTTAGAGGCAAGGGGCTATTACTTGGATTGGAGATAGTAGCAGATCATGCGACAAAGTATCCGTATTCCCAGGAAAAGGCGGTCACTCCAAGGCTTGTGGAGCTTGCCCAGAAGAATGGATTACTTATCTACCCTGCATCCGCGGGTATTGAAGGAATCGGAGGGGATGCAGTCATTATTGCACCGCCACTTTCAATAAACCAACAAGAAATGGATGAACTGATTACCATCCTAGAACTGACACTAAACGAACTTCAAGCAGAATTGTAA
- a CDS encoding YjcZ family sporulation protein, with product MHDYCYYTCGPCGYPSQVAPAHGCGNTFVLIVVLFILLIIVGACYCK from the coding sequence ATGCACGATTACTGTTACTACACTTGTGGACCATGCGGCTATCCATCTCAAGTTGCCCCGGCACATGGCTGCGGAAATACATTCGTTTTGATCGTAGTTCTATTCATTTTGTTAATCATTGTTGGAGCTTGCTATTGCAAATAA
- a CDS encoding methyl-accepting chemotaxis protein, translating to MSVVSVKELKFQDLVNKNKLMFFVIFISYGAGLLVNFFVPAATFITVTLFVALCLGGVLLILTRWNNWFHYLVPYFTVGVTFLVFFIILVNRGASLSGFVLPFFVLMLATVYFNRNVFIVGGIGSLILFSYSLWSFLNGNLMTDGQLGNIVLLFFLLFVITFVQVKIGKKLFAQFEGIVDAMQAVNEERQKKQEAFQQDAMTLIEQVNKVHERLNMNIQSQKEVSLTIQELSVGSSKQADQIGGIAEQTSDVSSLMDNVVDKSNSLYQTTNTTKSTADQGKVMAVELQENMKSFSQDVAEMDAVFQVLTEKIDETNILTQHIKNITDQTNLLALNASIEAARAGEAGRGFAVVAEEIRKLATSTGETTKEITENLSSLHQTKEEVLEQLQLNIAKMGKNLEATNQVNQSFQQISETLKTLLTDAQQFRDFAGTVKEKTANTDSYTSEFAALMEEATAGLEEISATVEQVTEDNTHIEETLKSMVKVIDKMEEYK from the coding sequence ATGTCAGTGGTAAGTGTAAAAGAATTAAAGTTTCAAGATTTAGTTAACAAAAATAAGCTTATGTTTTTTGTGATTTTTATATCATATGGTGCAGGACTTCTAGTGAATTTCTTCGTACCTGCGGCAACCTTTATAACCGTGACCTTATTTGTTGCCTTATGCTTAGGGGGCGTTTTATTAATACTGACTAGATGGAATAATTGGTTCCACTATTTAGTTCCTTACTTTACAGTAGGAGTAACATTTTTAGTGTTTTTTATCATTTTAGTAAACCGCGGAGCATCTTTATCAGGATTTGTTCTACCTTTTTTTGTTTTGATGCTTGCAACCGTTTACTTTAATAGAAATGTGTTTATTGTTGGAGGGATTGGGAGTTTAATTTTATTTTCTTACTCTCTTTGGTCATTTCTAAACGGCAACCTGATGACAGATGGACAGCTAGGAAATATCGTCTTGTTATTCTTTTTACTGTTTGTTATTACTTTTGTTCAAGTGAAAATAGGGAAGAAACTGTTTGCTCAATTTGAGGGGATTGTAGACGCGATGCAAGCTGTAAATGAAGAGCGTCAAAAGAAGCAGGAAGCCTTTCAGCAAGATGCGATGACTTTGATTGAGCAAGTCAATAAAGTCCATGAGCGCTTGAACATGAATATTCAATCACAAAAAGAGGTGTCTTTAACTATACAGGAGCTTTCTGTCGGAAGTTCAAAACAAGCAGACCAAATTGGTGGGATAGCGGAACAGACGAGTGATGTATCCTCCTTGATGGACAACGTTGTAGATAAATCGAATAGTTTATATCAAACAACCAATACAACAAAATCCACAGCAGATCAAGGGAAAGTGATGGCAGTTGAACTTCAGGAAAACATGAAAAGTTTTTCTCAAGATGTTGCTGAAATGGACGCGGTATTCCAGGTTCTAACGGAAAAAATTGATGAAACAAATATTTTAACGCAACACATTAAAAACATTACAGATCAGACAAACTTGCTGGCTCTTAATGCTTCCATTGAAGCTGCTAGGGCAGGGGAAGCCGGAAGAGGGTTTGCGGTGGTAGCTGAAGAGATCCGCAAGCTTGCCACATCAACCGGTGAAACGACAAAAGAAATTACAGAAAACCTTTCTTCACTTCATCAAACAAAAGAAGAGGTGTTAGAACAGTTACAACTTAATATTGCAAAAATGGGGAAAAACTTGGAAGCAACAAATCAGGTCAACCAATCCTTCCAGCAGATTAGCGAAACACTGAAAACATTATTAACGGATGCACAACAATTTCGTGATTTTGCCGGAACTGTAAAGGAAAAAACGGCTAATACAGACTCATATACGAGTGAATTTGCAGCATTGATGGAAGAAGCGACTGCAGGTCTTGAGGAAATCAGTGCGACAGTCGAACAAGTTACAGAGGATAACACGCATATTGAAGAGACATTAAAGAGCATGGTCAAAGTTATTGATAAAATGGAGGAATATAAATAG
- a CDS encoding DNA alkylation repair protein: MNEKKDTEIKRSSKAENILLQINSKTKLGDLRKIAKDIKKDHELAMELWSTEEFMPRLLAILIMDKKLLSQDVLNNFDKDMQIHTFDERNNLMDWLMANQLTKDKKNIALMVSWKNSPVALQRRAFWYYQARLRWTGQTPPVNTEDLLSEIGANITQEEPEVQWAMNFTAGWIGVYDEKYRARCMKIGEKTGLYKDEMVSKGCTPNYLPEFITIEINKRMNN, translated from the coding sequence GTGAATGAAAAGAAAGATACAGAAATAAAACGCTCTTCAAAAGCAGAAAACATTCTACTTCAGATTAATAGTAAAACTAAGCTAGGTGACTTACGAAAAATCGCAAAGGACATCAAAAAAGATCACGAACTAGCTATGGAACTTTGGTCAACCGAAGAGTTTATGCCCAGACTATTAGCAATCTTAATTATGGACAAAAAACTTCTTTCACAAGATGTGCTAAATAATTTTGATAAGGATATGCAGATTCACACTTTTGATGAGCGAAATAACTTAATGGATTGGTTAATGGCTAATCAGCTCACCAAAGATAAGAAGAACATTGCATTGATGGTGTCATGGAAAAATAGTCCTGTTGCTCTTCAAAGGAGGGCTTTCTGGTATTATCAAGCGCGATTGAGATGGACTGGGCAAACCCCTCCTGTTAACACCGAAGACTTACTATCTGAAATTGGTGCTAATATTACACAGGAAGAACCTGAAGTTCAATGGGCTATGAATTTCACCGCAGGCTGGATAGGTGTTTATGATGAAAAGTATCGAGCACGTTGTATGAAAATTGGTGAGAAAACGGGCCTCTACAAAGATGAAATGGTATCAAAGGGATGTACTCCCAATTATTTGCCGGAGTTCATAACGATTGAAATTAACAAACGAATGAATAATTAG
- a CDS encoding TetR/AcrR family transcriptional regulator — translation MNKKRPGRPKLTDSPNTKNQILHTASQLFMTYGYENVSMEQVAESSQVTKASVYYYFNNKATLFTTAVSNMFNRVRKHTEQLLESHKGLKQRLYEVTVDHLKRPHVDFETLLKEASPSLSEDNIHVIRTAESGVNDALEAIFKQAVENEEISTTNPLLLAHAFSTVTMIRNKKALIEELGGAEKTASALVELFWNGIEPR, via the coding sequence ATGAATAAAAAAAGACCCGGTCGACCTAAGTTGACGGATAGCCCTAATACTAAAAATCAAATTTTACATACTGCATCACAACTATTTATGACGTATGGCTATGAAAATGTATCAATGGAGCAAGTTGCAGAATCTAGTCAAGTCACCAAAGCAAGTGTTTATTATTATTTTAATAACAAAGCCACCTTATTTACGACGGCGGTGTCTAATATGTTTAATCGAGTTAGAAAACATACTGAGCAACTTTTAGAGAGCCACAAAGGGCTTAAACAAAGATTATACGAAGTGACAGTAGATCACCTAAAAAGACCTCACGTTGACTTTGAAACATTGCTAAAAGAGGCTTCTCCTTCTCTTTCTGAAGACAATATACATGTCATTCGCACAGCGGAAAGTGGAGTGAATGATGCACTTGAAGCTATTTTCAAGCAGGCTGTTGAAAATGAGGAAATTTCTACAACCAACCCCTTGTTGCTGGCACATGCCTTTTCTACCGTTACTATGATCCGCAATAAAAAAGCATTGATAGAGGAGTTGGGTGGAGCAGAAAAAACGGCAAGTGCATTAGTAGAACTATTTTGGAATGGGATTGAACCTAGGTAA
- a CDS encoding GDSL-type esterase/lipase family protein produces the protein MKKYTLSIISTVSIAATLLWLFGLGWTFVDQFSTNEKLEHSEKKTEPPLSSNQDGTLTIFALGDSLTRGTGDADGKGYTGYLTDQLKEKTNQEINLFNTAIKGETSSGLLNQLQQREIQRQTKQADVIVMTIGGNDLFQQGAALESLDINAINSNKELYLNNVKKIYSQLRELNDDAVIYHVGLYNPFSNIPDASTTSSIVRDWNFQSAETAAGFEDIVYVPTFDLFQLQVENYLYTDQFHPNTEGYMLIAERVASLINFEKKEKKS, from the coding sequence TTGAAAAAATATACTTTATCAATCATATCAACGGTCTCTATCGCAGCTACATTATTATGGCTGTTTGGTCTCGGTTGGACGTTCGTGGATCAATTCTCTACCAATGAAAAATTGGAACATTCAGAGAAAAAAACTGAACCACCATTATCGAGTAATCAAGATGGCACTCTCACCATTTTTGCATTGGGTGATTCTTTAACCCGTGGTACTGGTGACGCCGATGGCAAAGGGTATACCGGTTACTTAACGGATCAATTAAAAGAGAAGACAAATCAAGAAATCAACCTTTTCAATACCGCCATTAAAGGAGAAACATCCAGCGGCCTGTTAAATCAGCTTCAGCAAAGAGAGATACAGCGTCAAACCAAACAAGCAGATGTTATTGTTATGACAATTGGCGGTAATGACTTATTTCAGCAGGGCGCCGCTTTAGAATCGTTAGACATAAACGCTATTAACAGCAATAAGGAGCTCTATTTAAATAACGTCAAAAAGATTTACTCCCAGCTTAGAGAGCTTAATGATGATGCAGTCATCTACCATGTTGGATTGTACAACCCTTTTAGTAATATTCCTGATGCAAGTACGACATCTTCTATTGTAAGAGATTGGAATTTTCAATCAGCTGAAACAGCAGCTGGGTTTGAAGACATAGTCTACGTTCCTACTTTTGATCTTTTTCAGTTACAGGTTGAAAACTATTTATATACTGATCAATTCCATCCCAACACTGAAGGTTATATGCTAATTGCAGAACGTGTAGCCTCTTTGATTAACTTTGAAAAAAAGGAGAAGAAATCATGA
- a CDS encoding ABC transporter ATP-binding protein, whose amino-acid sequence MSQVPALQVENLTKSIKGKPIVKDVSFTLVPGEVFGFLGPNGAGKTTTIRMIVGLISPTSGRIKINGKNVRTDFTEAMKHLGCIVENPELYSYLTGWENLEHFARMDKTIPKSRLDEVITLVGLSNRIHDRVSTYSLGMRQRLGIAQALLGKPKVLILDEPTNGLDPAGIREMREFIRQLAREENLSVLVSSHLLSEIQLMCDRVAIISKGSVLRTDSVQNLLAEKERVIWKAEPLPLAKQLLSEETLVTEGTHETLITLLDEQLLPEWNAKLVRNGVKVKEMRTQLPTLEDLFLEVTGGESID is encoded by the coding sequence ATGAGCCAAGTCCCAGCGCTGCAAGTTGAAAATTTGACCAAAAGTATAAAAGGCAAGCCAATCGTTAAAGATGTTTCTTTTACCCTTGTACCTGGAGAGGTTTTTGGCTTTTTAGGACCGAATGGAGCTGGTAAGACTACCACAATCCGAATGATTGTCGGATTAATCTCCCCTACTTCTGGCAGGATAAAAATCAACGGTAAAAATGTGCGGACAGATTTTACTGAAGCAATGAAACATTTAGGATGTATTGTGGAAAATCCTGAACTTTATTCTTACCTTACAGGATGGGAAAACCTTGAACACTTTGCAAGAATGGATAAAACCATCCCAAAGTCAAGATTAGATGAAGTAATAACACTTGTTGGATTATCGAATCGAATTCACGACAGAGTAAGTACTTATTCACTTGGAATGAGACAGCGACTCGGTATTGCACAGGCACTTTTAGGAAAACCGAAAGTCCTTATTTTAGACGAGCCTACAAACGGTCTCGACCCTGCTGGTATTCGTGAAATGCGTGAATTCATCCGGCAGCTCGCACGTGAGGAAAACTTAAGCGTTCTTGTATCTTCTCACTTATTAAGTGAGATTCAGCTGATGTGTGACAGAGTGGCAATCATCTCGAAAGGCTCTGTACTACGTACGGATTCTGTTCAAAATTTGTTAGCGGAAAAAGAACGAGTAATCTGGAAAGCAGAACCCTTACCACTTGCCAAACAACTTTTGTCCGAAGAAACCCTAGTTACAGAAGGTACACATGAAACATTGATTACTCTATTAGATGAGCAACTTTTACCAGAATGGAATGCAAAGCTTGTAAGGAATGGTGTAAAAGTTAAAGAAATGAGAACGCAGCTTCCTACTTTAGAAGATTTGTTCTTAGAAGTAACAGGAGGCGAAAGTATTGATTAA
- a CDS encoding ABC transporter permease: MINLIRNEMLKLLRKKRLYVIILIIAFLVPLFTYAQFKEIQEQSENIGNQDWRTVLQQEITETQNQLSSNRIQDEWRKFLKIRLSQQQYYLENDIDPRAPGAPTFMRIFAENSIDLVLPLLVMIIVADLVSSEASSGTIKLLLTRPVKRWRILLSKYLAMVLSISFIVLSVAVLSYGISGIVFGYGGWNMPLLTGFSISGDELVTTNVHIVPQWQFILMEFGLVWYVCLIVGTLTFMLSVLLRSTATVMGIMLSSLIAGAILANMVSSWESAKYLFILNLDLTNYISGIATPIEGMTLGFSMSVLAVWGIAGLIIAFVTFSKRDIY, translated from the coding sequence TTGATTAATCTTATCCGTAATGAAATGTTAAAGCTTCTTAGAAAAAAAAGGTTATACGTCATCATCTTAATTATCGCCTTTCTGGTTCCTCTCTTTACTTACGCACAGTTTAAAGAAATTCAAGAGCAGAGTGAAAATATAGGCAATCAGGATTGGCGAACGGTTCTGCAGCAAGAAATTACTGAAACACAGAACCAGTTAAGCTCAAACCGAATACAAGATGAATGGCGAAAATTTTTGAAGATCAGACTCTCTCAACAGCAATATTATTTAGAGAATGACATTGATCCCCGTGCTCCGGGTGCACCAACGTTTATGCGAATTTTTGCTGAAAACTCCATTGACCTTGTTTTACCACTGCTCGTTATGATCATTGTAGCTGACCTTGTATCATCTGAAGCAAGTAGCGGTACGATCAAGCTGTTGCTTACACGACCAGTAAAACGATGGAGGATTCTATTAAGCAAGTACTTAGCGATGGTATTATCCATTTCTTTTATCGTCTTATCCGTAGCTGTCCTATCCTATGGAATATCTGGAATAGTCTTTGGCTATGGTGGCTGGAACATGCCTTTACTGACAGGTTTCTCAATCTCTGGTGACGAACTGGTTACAACCAACGTTCATATTGTTCCTCAATGGCAATTTATCCTAATGGAGTTTGGACTGGTATGGTATGTTTGTCTGATTGTGGGTACACTCACATTTATGCTATCTGTTCTGTTACGAAGCACAGCAACTGTTATGGGAATCATGCTCTCATCTCTCATTGCAGGAGCAATTCTAGCAAACATGGTATCTTCTTGGGAAAGTGCAAAATATCTATTTATTTTAAACTTAGACCTCACAAACTATATAAGTGGAATAGCAACTCCTATCGAAGGAATGACATTAGGCTTCTCGATGAGCGTTCTAGCCGTTTGGGGAATTGCTGGCTTGATCATTGCATTTGTAACCTTTTCTAAAAGAGATATCTATTAA
- a CDS encoding phytoene/squalene synthase family protein, with protein sequence MKDLMKAYQHCETIIKQHSKTFYKAFMLLPKEKKQSVWAVYAFCRQVDDIVDEGMNPKEELFAFRGMFADFLKGELPSEDPMWLALQDVFNRYEMDVQSFHDMIVGQEMDLYKKLYNSEEEVLHYSYHVASTVGLMLLPILAPKNKDILREDAIALGQAMQITNILRDIGEDLERGRIYLPIEMLEKAGYSLDDLNKHIVNNKFISVWEEMATKAESLYEQALSTIHLYPIHSRAPVKGAAHLYRAILGSIRKKGYSVFKKKHYVSSEEKNQIITQM encoded by the coding sequence ATGAAAGATTTAATGAAAGCCTATCAACATTGTGAAACTATTATTAAACAACATTCCAAAACATTTTATAAAGCCTTTATGCTTCTACCTAAAGAGAAGAAGCAATCAGTCTGGGCTGTTTATGCATTTTGTCGACAGGTCGATGATATTGTTGATGAAGGAATGAATCCGAAAGAAGAGCTTTTTGCATTTAGAGGGATGTTTGCTGACTTTCTAAAAGGCGAATTGCCGTCAGAAGATCCAATGTGGTTAGCTCTTCAAGATGTGTTCAATCGATACGAGATGGATGTTCAATCTTTTCATGACATGATAGTTGGGCAAGAAATGGACTTATATAAAAAGTTGTATAATTCGGAGGAGGAAGTACTGCATTATTCCTATCATGTAGCAAGTACCGTTGGATTGATGCTCCTTCCGATTCTTGCTCCAAAAAATAAAGATATATTGCGAGAGGATGCTATTGCGCTTGGACAGGCGATGCAGATAACTAATATTCTTCGGGATATTGGAGAAGACCTTGAGCGTGGCAGAATCTATCTACCTATTGAAATGTTGGAAAAAGCCGGGTATTCATTGGATGACTTGAATAAACATATCGTAAATAACAAGTTCATCTCGGTATGGGAAGAGATGGCGACCAAAGCGGAAAGTCTTTATGAACAAGCGTTAAGTACAATTCATTTATATCCTATTCATTCGAGAGCTCCAGTTAAAGGAGCAGCACATTTATATCGCGCAATACTAGGTTCAATCCGCAAAAAGGGGTATTCTGTATTTAAGAAAAAGCATTATGTTTCAAGTGAAGAAAAAAACCAAATCATAACGCAAATGTGA
- a CDS encoding NUDIX hydrolase, translating to MAVAFLFNEEQEVLFLQKKQQDTFLAGFLVPIGGHIEGDEMNEPQKACFRENEEETGLKKDYIENLTLRYILLRIKDNQEIRIQYVFIGSVSKNNTLFESDEGSLSWVGYKDILDYNVSATTKEIVKHYDQVGKYNEKVNVGSMKSLKGNPEITWGPLEDWELPIFT from the coding sequence ATGGCAGTCGCTTTCCTTTTTAATGAGGAACAAGAAGTTTTATTCCTTCAAAAAAAGCAACAAGATACTTTCCTCGCAGGGTTTTTAGTTCCTATAGGTGGTCATATAGAAGGGGACGAAATGAATGAACCACAAAAAGCGTGTTTTAGAGAGAATGAAGAAGAAACTGGTTTAAAGAAAGATTACATAGAAAATCTTACACTTAGATATATTTTGCTTAGAATAAAAGACAATCAAGAAATTCGAATACAATATGTTTTCATTGGAAGTGTGAGTAAAAATAATACTCTATTTGAAAGTGATGAAGGGTCGCTATCTTGGGTTGGTTACAAAGATATTCTTGACTATAATGTATCAGCTACTACCAAAGAAATTGTTAAACATTACGACCAGGTAGGCAAATATAACGAAAAAGTAAATGTAGGTTCGATGAAATCTTTAAAAGGGAACCCTGAAATTACTTGGGGACCTTTGGAGGATTGGGAGTTGCCGATTTTCACCTAA
- a CDS encoding NUDIX domain-containing protein, protein MDYIEHLRSMIGNEKVIMVVAGAFVFDKENRVLMQKRSDNGQWGFPGGFMDLGESVQDTARREVYEETGLKLEELELFGIYSGPQYDKTFSNGD, encoded by the coding sequence ATGGATTACATAGAACATTTAAGGTCAATGATAGGAAACGAGAAGGTTATTATGGTTGTTGCGGGTGCATTTGTTTTTGATAAAGAAAATCGAGTGTTAATGCAAAAACGTTCTGATAATGGTCAGTGGGGATTTCCAGGAGGATTTATGGATTTAGGAGAAAGCGTTCAGGATACTGCTAGAAGAGAAGTTTACGAAGAAACGGGACTTAAATTAGAAGAACTTGAGTTATTTGGGATCTATTCTGGTCCTCAATATGATAAGACATTTTCTAATGGCGACTAA